A part of Halictus rubicundus isolate RS-2024b chromosome 4, iyHalRubi1_principal, whole genome shotgun sequence genomic DNA contains:
- the LOC143353399 gene encoding LMBR1 domain-containing protein 2 homolog, protein MILGAFTIEIVLAFCFAATLLYKYGNIFQHHIFVTISVLIAWYFSLLTIFILPSDVSSTVFRTCVEQNTHNTTKVTSDLTTSIPFHNCKKPWPNVPENVFPNLWRIVYWTSQCLTWLILPLMQSYIKAGDFTVQGKLKSALIDNAIYYGSYLFICGILLIYIALKPGLDLDGQKLKAIASSASNTWGLFLLVLLLGYALVEVPRGLWNASKPGYTLNYSYFKISKLSLDKCDAEETVDDILESLQAATVSIGPGHPFHCNLETIFQKIPAELKDRMNRRQLPDDTPTDTPSEKSLIRLHRQTIKALQTLQRIETQWGILVNKIIDLEDIAKNQESHDRRFKPTFPVHRSFSLRVIYNPAIEWYWKCVVKSYVQKIAAIIAGCLSAAVVWSEVTFFNKSPVLSLFAQFVNLAKENYDYFTIEILSTLIIAYLCYCAYSTVLKIRVLNLYYLAPHHQTNEYSLIFSGMMFCRLTPPMCLNFLGLIHMDSHIIKTHILETYYTQVMGHMDVISIISDGFNVYFPMAILAFCLATYFSIGSRLLSLLGFQQFLDEDEFTTDLTEEGRELIKRERRKRQRAEDSLCRRREFQERFSSSATSSRYRTSRQSTDTVRPLKRDESVESARAGLLRDFDPADYYIGMTSGVDSYSANNSYDRDYPVDDFYEERTDNARAFTTNTNRVGPPPKGLFDDI, encoded by the exons ATGATTCTTGGAGCATTTACGATAGAAATTGTGCTAGCGTTTTGCTTTGCTGCAACTTTGTTGTACAAATATGGGAATATTTTTCAACATCACATCTTTGTTACGATCTCTGTGCTTATAGCATGGTACTTTTCACTGCTGACAATATTCATATTGCCTTCAGATGTTTCATCT ACTGTTTTTAGGACATGCGTTGAACAGAACACTCACAATACCACTAAAGTGACTAGTGATCTCACAACTTCGATACCATTTCATAATTGCAAAAAGCCTTGGCCCAATGTTCCAGAAAATGTATTTCCCAATTTATGGAGAATTGTATATTGGACATCGCAATGTTTGACATGGTTAATATTACCACTTATGCAATCATACATAAAGGCAGGAGACTTCACAGTTCAAGGAAAACTGAAATCTGCTTTGATTGATAATGCTATATATTATGGAAGTTATTTGTTTATATGTGGCATTCTCCTAATATATATAGCATTAAAGCCTGGTCTAGATCTTGATGG TCAAAAATTGAAAGCCATAGCTTCATCTGCATCAAACACATGGGGTTTGTTTTTGTTGGTACTGCTTCTTGGATATGCACTCGTGGAAGTTCCTCGTGGGTTATGGAATGCTAGTAAACCTGGATACACTTTAAATTATAGCTACTTTAAAATTTCTAAACTAAGTTTAGACAAATGTGACGCAGAAGAGACAGTGGATGATATACTTGAg TCATTGCAAGCTGCTACAGTATCTATTGGACCAGGTCATCCATTTCATTGCAATTTAGAGACTATCTTCCAAAAGATTCCTGCAGAATTAAAAGATAGAATGAACAGAAGACAGTTACCTGATGACACACCAACTGATACTCCGTCTGAAAAATCGTTGATTCGTTTACACAGACAA ACTATAAAAGCGCTCCAGACTTTGCAACGTATAGAAACACAATGGGGAATCCTAGtcaataaaataatagatttaGAGGATATAGCGAAAAATCAAGAGAGTCACGACCGAAGATTCAAACCAACTTTTCCTGTACATCGTTCATTTTCACTTCGTGTCATTTATAATCCCGCTATAG AGTGGTACTGGAAATGTGTCGTAAAGAGTTACGTCCAGAAAATTGCAGCTATTATTGCTGGTTGCCTTTCGGCAGCTGTTGTATGGTCAGAAGTAACATTTTTCAACAAATCTCCAGTGCTGTCATTGTTTGCTCAATTTGTGAATTTAGCTAAGGAGAATTACGATTATTTTACGATCGAG aTACTGTCCACTCTAATAATCGCATACCTCTGTTACTGTGCTTATTCAACGGTTTTAAAAATTCGTGTCTTGAATTTGTATTACCTGGCGCCACATCATCAAACCAATGAATACAGTTTAATATTTAGCGGTATGATGTTTTGTCGTTTGACACCGCCTATGTGCTTGAATTTTTTGGGTCTCATCCATATGGATTCACACATTATCAAGACCCATATATTGGAAACTTATTACACTCAA GTAATGGGTCACATGGATGTTATTTCCATTATATCAGATGGATTTAACGTGTACTTTCCAATGGCAATTTTGGCATTTTGCCTAGCAACATATTTTAGCATAGGAAGCAGATTACTTTCTCTGTTGGGTTTCCAACAGTTTCTCGATGAAGATGAATTTACAACGGATCTAACGGAAGAAGGTCGAGAATTAATAAAACGAG AGAGACGCAAGCGACAAAGAGCTGAGGACTCACTGTGTAGAAGACGTGAGTTTCAAGAAAGATTTAGCAGTTCCGCAACTTCGTCCCGCTACAGAACGTCACGGCAAAGTACCGATACAg TGAGACCTTTGAAACGTGACGAGTCAGTGGAATCAGCAAGGGCTGGACTACTTCGGGATTTTGATCCGGCGGATTATTACATCGGTATGACTTCCGGTGTAGATAGTTACAGTGCAAATAATAGTTACGATAGAGACTATCCAGTAGATGATTTTTACGAAGAGCGTACAGACAATGCAAGAGCATTTACTACAAACACAAACCGTGTAGGTCCTCCACCGAAAGGCTTGTTCGATgacatttaa
- the LOC143353396 gene encoding glycogen debranching enzyme: MGSVLAISNFFRDASKALIKKLRSILRRLYSCHYLKYLCYYAVTENMTEHMSSSQSVDSEQIRVLTLNNGEHLDGILYRLKKGWRVEFRLGASLLGKTLDLFINHPLSNTQTFERHTYYPLQWSNETASICLSLAGSFHYYLTDPNSEGTKPIASGYLLVDPELKVGASGEALPLDCIQCQTVLAKCLGPFSTWEDKLLVARNSGYNIIHFTPIQELGFSKSSYSLSDQLKLNPSFNDDEKPVTFDDIERLTNKMRNEWNMLSICDIVLNHTANESPFLVSHPECTYNCSNSPHLRPAYILDAALFELTVQVAAGEWEFKGIPSVVETEEHLNSIRHALHTYFLPLVKIQELYIVDINETIAEFLNLARNQMPQDITEPILEDIEVIKDPKYRRLKATINMQLALRKYNIYRVDCFDEETRLKRCAEDLRKKLQELNDAIINEIQNHLNAAIENTVAGIRYFRVQPDGPRLKEISERNPLVPRYFTDYGAPQTLAEREATMYSDAGCYLMVHNGWVMNGDPLKNFADADSNVYIRRELIAWGDSVKLRYGEKPEDCPFLWQHMTTYVEQTAKIFDGIRLDNCHSTPIPVAEYMLDAARRVRPDLYVVAELFTNSDQKDNIFVNRLGITSLIREAMSAWDSHEEGRLVYRYGGEPVGAFMQPRKRPLVPCIAHALFLDITHDNPSPVEKRSVFDLLPSAALVSMAACASGSSHGYDELVPHHIHVVDETRQYASWTDHEDLVDGIGLVGLKTGIIAGKKALNDLHYTLGQQKFSQVFVDQMDTDVVAVTRHSPTSHDSVVLVAFTAFKHPDPNANDLRRHVKPLRVEGVVEEIVLEASLSHVGVKNGTSPFHYPEKYAQDDTYINGLSEYVLSLKEHIQICDSEVLEKVDSGDPKITQLNFVNFQPGSIIAIRVSLHVNIKPALAKLHNTISVITSSKSSDLRVIASRMNLVDLNKALYRCDQEERDETSNRFGVYDIPGYGPLVYAGLQGVISLLADIRPNNDLGHPMCINLRQGNWLIDYTWQRLKEDDGTKALGEWLEDAAEPFKLIPRYLVPSYFDVIVVNVYMTLLEQCYSLMSSFVKDGSTFIKMLSLTSIQMGGVVRSSPLPDLSPNLDPPKPLVKQYNGETEQMCMTLSAGLPHFTTGYMRNWGRDTFIALRGLLILTGRYTEARFIILGYGETLRHGLIPNLLDKGKNARYNCRDSLWWWLYTIQCYIQEVPNGLKIFTDKVSRLFPTDDSSALPAGEVDQPLHDVVQEALLTHFQGLCFRERNAGRQIDEHMTDRGFNNQIGVHPETGFIFGGNDANCGTWMDKMGSSEKAGNKGKPATPRDGSAVEIVGLSKSILSFLAELYKQNLFPYGSVQRKNRDGSVVTWSYKQWADKISMNFEKYFYVNETKTENELQPELIHRRGIYKDSHGATQAWADYQLRPNFPIAMVVAPELFNPQHAWAALKKTEEILLGPLGMKTLDPADWAYNGYYDNSNDSGDTKLAHGWNYHQGPEWVWPMGYFLRARLYFAPLVGGKEELLRTIDSTETIISRHYIEASTNHWRGLPELTNKDGEYCKDSCRTQAWSASAILEVLYDLDKIKRELRSEEIERTN; the protein is encoded by the exons ATGGGTTCTGTGCTTGCAATAAGTAATTTTTTTCGAGATGCATCAAAGGCACTAATCAAGAAGCTTAGGAGCATTCTTCGGCGTCTTTACAGTTGTCACTACTTAAAATATCTTTGTTATTAT GCAGTGACTGAGAATATGACAGAGCATATGTCATCATCGCAAAGTGTGGACTCTGAGCAGATAAGAGTCTTAACTCTAAATAATGGAGAACATCTTGATGGGATACTGTATAGATTAAAGAAAG GATGGAGAGTGGAATTTCGATTAGGCGCTTCCTTGCTTGGGAAAACACTTGACCTATTTATAAATCATCCTTTGAGCAACACTCAGACATTCGAGAGACACACATATTATCCATTACAATGGTCAAACGAGACAGCCAGCATATGTTTATCTTTGGCTGGTTCATTCCATTATTATCTCACAGATCCTAA TTCTGAAGGCACAAAACCAATTGCTTCTGGATATTTATTGGTTGACCCAGAACTGAAAGTTGGAGCATCTGGAGAAGCATTGCCATTAGATTGTATTCAGTGTCAAACTGTTCTGGCAAAATGTTTAGGACCTTTCTCTACATGGGAAGACAAGCTTTTAGTAGCTCGAAATTCTGGGTACAACATAATTCACTTCACACCAATTCag GAGTTGGGATTCTCTAAATCATCTTACAGCCTTAGcgatcaattaaaattaaatccaTCCTTCAATGATGACGAGAAACCGGTAACATTCGACGATATTGAACGACTTACAAATAAAATGCGTAACGAATGGAAT ATGTTAAGTATATGTGATATTGTATTGAATCACACGGCCAACGAAAGTCCATTCTTAGTATCTCATCCAGAATGTACATACAATTGTTCGAATAGTCCTCACTTGCGCCCTGCATATATTTTGGATGCCGCGTTATTTGAATTGACGGTACAAGTAGCTGCTGGAGAATGGGAGTTCAAGGGTATTCCTTCAGTAGTCGAAACCGAAGAGCATTTAAAT TCGATTCGCCATGCACTTCATACATATTTTCTACCGCTCGTAAAAATACAAGAATTATACATAGTAGACATCAATGAAACCATTGCCGAATTTCTGAATTTAGCACGAAACCAAATGCCTCAGGACATTACCGAGCCAATATTGGAGGATATAGAAGTGATCAAAGATCCGAAATACCGTAGATTGAAAGCAACAATAAATATGCAGCTCGCATtgcgaaaatataatatatacag AGTCGACTGTTTTGACGAGGAAACTCGTCTGAAACGATGTGCAGAAGATTTGAGGAAAAAGTTACAGGAACTTAATGATGCGATAATTAACGAGATACAAAACCATTTGAATGCTGCAATCGAGAACACGGTTGCTGGTATCAGATACTTCAGAGTACAACCTGATGGACCAAGGCTCAAAGAAATAAGCGAAAGGAACCCTCTTGTCCCTAG atattttactgaCTATGGAGCACCTCAAACGTTGGCTGAAAGAGAAGCAACAATGTATTCAGACGCAGGATGTTATTTGATGGTTCATAATGGGTGGGTGATGAATGGCGATCCTTTGAAGAATTTTGCAGATGCCGATTCCAATGTTTATATAAGAAGAGAGCTCATTGCTTGGGGTGATAGTGTGAAATTAAG GTATGGAGAGAAACCAGAAGATTGCCCATTCTTATGGCAACACATGACTACTTACGTTGAGCAGACAGCTAAAATATTTGATGGTATCCGTTTGGACAATTGCCATTCGACGCCTATTCCGGTCGCAGAG TACATGCTTGATGCTGCTCGACGAGTCCGTCCAGATTTATACGTCGTTGCAGAATTATTTACTAATTCCGATCAAAAAGACAATATATTCGTGAACCGTCTTGGTATCACTTCTCTAATTCGGG AGGCAATGTCTGCATGGGACAGCCACGAGGAAGGCCGATTAGTATACAGATACGGAGGTGAACCAGTCGGAGCGTTTATGCAACCACGTAAACGGCCTCTAGTACCGTGCATAGCACACGCGCTTTTCTTAGACATAACTCATGACAATCCAAGTCCAGTGGAAAAACGCAGCGTATTTGATTTACTACCAAGTGCTGCGCTTGTATCGATGGCAGCGTGCGCCAGTGGCAGCAGTCATGGATACGATGAATTAGTTCCGCATCAT ATACACGTAGTGGACGAAACAAGACAATATGCTTCTTGGACCGATCATGAGGATTTGGTAGACGGTATTGGACTTGTAGGACTGAAGACAGGCATAATTGCAGGGAAAAAAGCTTTAAACGACTTACATTATACTCTTGGACAGCAAAAATTCTCTCAA GTTTTTGTTGATCAAATGGATACAGACGTAGTGGCTGTAACAAGGCATTCTCCGACATCTCATGATAGCGTAGTTCTCGTTGCCTTCACAGCTTTCAAACACCCAGATCCCAATGCTAACGATCTGAGAAGGCATGTGAAACCATTGCGTGTGGAAGGTGTGGTGGAAGAAATTGTTTTAGAAGCGTCTTTGTCTCATGTGGGAGTAAA GAATGGAACATCGCCTTTCCATTATCCAGAAAAATATGCCCAAGACGATACGTACATAAATGGCCTGTCCGAATATGTTTTAAGTCTCAAAGAGCATATACAGATCTGTGATTCCGAAGTTTTGGAAAAAGTTGATTCTGGCGATCCTAAGATCACTCAGTTGAATTTTGTGAACTTCCAACCGGGCTCTATCATTGCTATTCG AGTGTCACTTCATGTTAACATAAAACCTGCTCTTGCAAAACTGCACAATACTATTTCAGTGATAACATCGTCGAAGAGCTCTGATTTACGTGTTATAGCTTCTCGTATGAATTTGGTGGATTTGAACAAGGCATTATATAGATGCGACCAAGAAGAACGCGATGAAACTTCAAACAGATTCGGTGTATATGACATCCCTGGATACGGTCCTCTTGTCTACGCAGGGTTGCAAg gCGTCATTTCTTTGTTAGCGGATATTCGTCCAAATAACGATCTGGGTCATCCAATGTGCATTAATCTGAGACAGGGCAATTGGTTAATAG ACTACACGTGGCAACGTCTGAAGGAAGACGATGGAACTAAAGCTCTTGGAGAATGGCTGGAAGATGCTGCTGAGCCATTTAAATTGATACCTCGCTATTTAGTACCTAGTTACTTCGATGTCATAGTTGTTAACGTTTATATGACTCTCCTCGAACAATGCTACAGCTTAATGtcaag TTTCGTGAAAGATGGCTCCACTTTCATCAAAATGTTGTCTCTGACTTCGATACAAATGGGAGGTGTAGTAAGATCCTCTCCATTGCCGGATCTATCGCCTAATTTAGACCCACCTAAGCCATTAGTTAAACAATACAATGGAGAAACCGAACAAATGTGCATGACGCTGTCTGCTGGCTTGCCACACTTCACTACTGGTTATATGAGAAATTGGGGAAGAGACACTTTTATCGCTTTGAGAGGATTACTCATACTGACGGGCAGATACACCGAAGCAAGATTCATTATCCTTGGTTACGGAGAAACTTTACGACATGGTCTGATTCCTAATCTACTTGACAAAGGAAAGAATGCCAG ATACAATTGCCGAGACTCTTTATGGTGGTGGTTATACACGATTCAATGTTACATACAAGAAGTGCCAAATGGTTTGAAGATTTTCACTGATAAAGTCTCCAGGTTGTTCCCGACTGATGATTCATCAGCACTACCAGCAGGGGAAGTA GACCAACCATTGCACGACGTTGTCCAAGAGGCTTTGTTAACGCACTTCCAAGGACTTTGCTTCAGGGAAAGGAACGCTGGAAGACAAATTGACGAGCATATGACCGATCGCGGTTTTAATAATCAAATTGGAGTGCATCCGGAGACTGGATTTATATTTGGAGGAAATGACGCCAACTGTGGCACATGGATGGACAAAATGGGATCTTCCGAGAAGGCCGGTAACAAGGGGAAGCCTGCGACACCACGAGATGGTTCGGCTGTAGAAATAGTGGGGCTCAGCAAGAGTATTCTGAGCTTCCTGGCTGAACTATACAAACAAAACCTTTTCCCGTACGGTAGCGTGCAAAGAAAGAACCGTGATG GATCTGTTGTGACATGGAGTTACAAACAGTGGGCAGACAAGATTTCAATGAACTTCGAAAAATACTTTTACGTTAACGAAACCAAAACTGAGAATGAATTGCAGCCAGAGCTAATTCATCGACGTGGGATATATAAGGATAGTCATGGTGCAACGCAAGCATGGGCTGATTATCAGTTACGACCTAATTTCCCCATTGCCATGGTGGTT GCTCCGGAATTGTTCAACCCGCAACATGCATGGGCAGCTCTAAAGAAAACAGAAGAAATTTTGTTAGGACCACTTGGGATGAAAACATTAGATCCCGCTGATTGGGCGTACAATGGATACTATGATAACTCGAACGACAGTGGAGATACTAAATTAGCCCATGGTTGGAATTACCACCAAGGCCCT GAATGGGTTTGGCCTATGGGATATTTCCTTCGAGCACGACTGTACTTTGCTCCATTGGTTGGTGGAAAAGAAGAATTGCTCCGTACTATTGATTCGACCGAAACGATTATTTCTCGACATTATATAGAAGCTTCCACGAATCACTGGAGAGGTCTTCCCGAATTGACTAACAAAGACGGCGAATATTGCAAGGACAGCTGCAGAACCCAAGCTTGGAGCGCTTCTGCTATTCTAGAG GTTCTTTACGATTTAGATAAAATAAAACGGGAGTTACGTTCCGAGGAGATCGAACGAACGAACTGA